In Paludibacter propionicigenes WB4, the genomic window TGTAATGAAATATCCATTTTTGGGTTGTTCTTTTTCAAAATTTTTGTAATTATTACCCATGTGAAAGTTTAGACCATACAAGTTGGAATATTCTTTCAAGTTGTTCATTACATATGTATTATTTTTTAAATCATATTTAGACATTATTTTCTCAGCAAATGGTCTGGAAGAATATCCATTTTTAAATACAGGGTAAGCTAAACCTTCCAAAAAGATTTGCGTACAGATAAATAATACTAAGGTAGAGATTAGTACGATTCTGGCAGTTCCTTTTCTTAAAACACACCATGCGCTAATAAAAACGCTAAGTAACAAAAACCATACTAGAAATCCAAAGATGGAAGAATGTTGGAAAGCTGTAGAAAATAAATTTATATCATGAAGTGTTTTTGTATCAAGTGGCAATAATGCGGCTACAGAATATAAATCTATAAAATGAAAACAGCCAATAATTAATAATAAAATTCCAGATATAACTAATAGTATGCGTGACAGTAGTTTAATTAAAACCGGTTTTTTATTGATAATCCATTCGTAAAGTAATGTAAGTAAATAAGCAGCACCAGGATATGCAGGCATGATGTACACACTTCGCTTTGATGACGGAATAGCATAAAATGTAAGGATCATCACAACCGAAATGATGCTGAATAAAGTCAATTTATCCAGATTTATAAATCGTTGCCAAATAGACTGTTTTTGAGTTGATTTCTTTATAGAAATTGAAAACGCAGCGAAGATGAGCAAAAGACTCCAAGGCATAAAACCTAATATAATGGCAGGAATATAATACCAAAAAGGACCTTCGTGTCCAAGTTCATAGGATATGCCTAATTTTTTACTGTCCATTCCCAGAAAGCGTCCAAAATTTTCGGCATATACCAGATTTAGAAAATGCTCACCACCTTGTCTGTAAGCCAAAATGTACCAAATCAAAAGAATGGCTAAAGCGGGTAGAGCTATGAGTATGTTTTTATATATAATCTTCCATATTGAATAACGTTTCAGAATCAGTAAATAAATTCCAAATACCATACAAGGTAGAAGTATGCCTACAGGTCCCTTTACAAGTGCAGCACCTCCTAAAAAAATAGGAATGAGCAACGGAAAGCCCTTCAGTTCTTTCTCTTCCCATTTAAATAAACTTATGAGTGCGCCAATCA contains:
- a CDS encoding ArnT family glycosyltransferase codes for the protein MNKLTDTLKSIYSHQPYLLVLFICICLTLPWITMGEFYTKGEPREATVATCILNTGNWVLPSDYADEVAYKPPFMHWFIAIFSLPAGHVTETTARLPSALSLIGITMMFFYLLYKRTNSYRAFVASIILLTSFEMHRSGIEARVDMTLAFFMIGALISLFKWEEKELKGFPLLIPIFLGGAALVKGPVGILLPCMVFGIYLLILKRYSIWKIIYKNILIALPALAILLIWYILAYRQGGEHFLNLVYAENFGRFLGMDSKKLGISYELGHEGPFWYYIPAIILGFMPWSLLLIFAAFSISIKKSTQKQSIWQRFINLDKLTLFSIISVVMILTFYAIPSSKRSVYIMPAYPGAAYLLTLLYEWIINKKPVLIKLLSRILLVISGILLLIIGCFHFIDLYSVAALLPLDTKTLHDINLFSTAFQHSSIFGFLVWFLLLSVFISAWCVLRKGTARIVLISTLVLFICTQIFLEGLAYPVFKNGYSSRPFAEKIMSKYDLKNNTYVMNNLKEYSNLYGLNFHMGNNYKNFEKEQPKNGYFITGLSYIDKIKALYNNKYVFKELERTSDRFNDYGDVIVLYRFNQTAKEIKR